A DNA window from Hoplias malabaricus isolate fHopMal1 chromosome 5, fHopMal1.hap1, whole genome shotgun sequence contains the following coding sequences:
- the hrh1 gene encoding histamine H1 receptor: METTPESRVQKILQDKANLSLLTYSNVSIPFHHHMNNAILGILLGTLSLLTVIMNILVLLAVRKERTLHTVGNLYIVSLSLADLIVGATVMPLNMVYLLEDEWKLGRVVCQFWLVMDYVASTASIFSLFILCLDRYRSVRQPLRYLKYRTRGRATLMICGAWLLSMTWIIPILGWRMFAHVDRKPELESKCDTDFRFVTWFKVLTAILNFYIPSFLMLWFYSQIFIAVREHYKQWESLTCPKVLTDQDTVQNSKQLPRTFYKPSEEENLALRATYSKNQRICDQYTLEQPLNSKDTNEEVEESGKKPKKRKTSFFSISKHKRRSMREPNEISSMSQEEDVDIDETPSKEPSLPLRFLHCEENDELRMFVSVNDCNVLVPNSVANICEISPTTEIHNYTTVLCKDDVARSPTSPWGNSTTPPLDTGNALTFKQTWQKFCEQSRQCVQNMRVHKERKAARQLGFIIGAFMVCWIPYFITFMVMALCDTCVHHDLHMFTIWLGYINSTLNPFIYPFCNENFKRVFKRIFHIRQ; encoded by the coding sequence ATGGAGACTACGCCTGAGAGTCGAGTCCAAAAAATCCTGCAAGACAAAGCCAACCTCAGTTTGCTGACTTACTCCAACGTTTCGATCCCTTTCCACCATCACATGAACAATGCAATTCTGGGGATTCTCTTGGGAACCCTGTCCTTACTGACGGTCATCATGAACATCCTGGTTCTTCTCGCTGTGAGAAAAGAACGGACCTTACACACAGTGGGGAACCTGTACATTGTGAGTCTGTCCCTGGCCGATCTCATTGTTGGGGCGACTGTGATGCCCTTGAACATGGTTTATTTGCTGGAGGACGAGTGGAAACTGGGTCGTGTTGTCTGCCAGTTTTGGCTGGTAATGGACTATGTGGCTAGTACAGCCTCCATCTTCAGTTTATTCATCCTCTGTCTGGACAGGTATCGCTCCGTTCGCCAACCTTTAAGGTACCTGAAATACCGGACGCGAGGAAGGGCCACACTTATGATCTGTGGAGCTTGGCTTCTCTCCATGACATGGATCATTCCTATCCTGGGCTGGAGGATGTTTGCTCACGTCGATCGGAAACCTGAGCTGGAGAGTAAGTGCGACACGGACTTTCGCTTCGTGACCTGGTTTAAAGTTCTCACCGCCATCCTCAACTTTTACATTCCCTCTTTCCTGATGCTGTGGTTCTACTCCCAGATCTTCATAGCTGTGCGAGAGCACTACAAGCAGTGGGAGAGTCTCACTTGCCCCAAGGTGCTGACAGATCAGGACACGGTACAGAACTCCAAACAGCTTCCGAGGACGTTCTACAAACCTTCAGAGGAGGAGAATCTAGCCTTGAGAGCAACCTACTCCAAAAACCAGCGTATCTGTGATCAGtacactctggagcagccacTCAACTCCAAGGATACCAACGAGGAGGtggaggaatcagggaaaaaacccaaaaaacgcAAAACCTCATTCTTTAGCATCTCCAAGCATAAAAGAAGGAGCATGAGGGAGCCGAATGAGATCTCGTCCATGAGCCAGGAGGAGGACGTCGACATTGACGAGACGCCCTCCAAAGAGCCGTCGCTCCCTCTGAGGTTCCTGCACTGCGAGGAGAACGACGAGCTCAGAATGTTCGTTTCCGTGAATGACTGTAACGTACTGGTGCCCAATTCCGTGGCCAACATTTGCGAGATCTCGCCCACTACCGAGATTCACAATTACACCACCGTTCTCTGCAAGGACGATGTCGCACGGTCACCGACGTCGCCTTGGGGAAACAGCACTACTCCACCACTGGACACAGGCAATGCTCTGACTTTCAAACAAACATGGCAGAAGTTCTGCGAACAATCCCGGCAGTGTGTCCAGAACATGCGCGTTCACAAGGAACGCAAAGCGGCCCGGCAGCTTGGCTTCATCATCGGAGCCTTCATGGTGTGCTGGATCCCGTACTTCATCACCTTCATGGTCATGGCTCTGTGTGACACCTGTGTTCACCACGACCTGCACATGTTTACCATCTGGTTGGGCTACATCAACTCCACCCTCAACCCTTTCATCTACCCTTTCTGCAACGAGAACTTCAAGAGAGTTTTCAAAAGGATATTCCATATCAGACAATGA